A part of Nitrososphaerota archaeon genomic DNA contains:
- a CDS encoding 2-oxo acid dehydrogenase subunit E2 gives MKVVIMPKLDLAMDSGSIVEWFKKEGESVKEGEPILTIMTQKVTTEITSPANGVLHKILAEVNEEVPVGEPIAVIAEEGDDIEAVNKQVKEILEKRVSAKVEVKEVVEEVKEEVKEIELKEEERVRISPAARKLAEEYGIDIQQIKGTGPQGRITKEDVLRVVEELKAKKGKIIPITGIRKIIAERMSLSHKIIPPVTYCMEVDATDMVAVRRMFKERENIDLSYNTLIIKAVAKALLDYPIFNSTVEGENVRLIDDINIGLAVATDYGLVVPIIHNADKKEDIRELDKIVRDLIERARQNKLSIDEVTNGTFIVTNLGMFKIDIFTPIIFPDQVAILGVGRMVEKPVVADGQIKIKPILTLSLTADHRVIDGALAATFLNRVTEYLEKISSLVQ, from the coding sequence GTGAAGGTCGTTATAATGCCTAAACTCGACCTAGCTATGGATAGTGGAAGCATCGTTGAATGGTTTAAAAAAGAAGGTGAAAGCGTTAAAGAAGGTGAACCGATTCTCACAATAATGACACAGAAAGTAACGACTGAAATAACTTCACCAGCTAATGGCGTACTGCACAAAATATTGGCAGAAGTAAATGAAGAAGTGCCAGTAGGGGAACCCATCGCTGTGATTGCGGAAGAAGGCGATGATATTGAAGCCGTTAACAAACAGGTAAAAGAGATTTTGGAGAAGAGAGTCTCAGCTAAGGTTGAAGTGAAGGAGGTAGTAGAAGAAGTCAAGGAGGAGGTAAAGGAAATAGAATTAAAAGAGGAAGAGAGGGTAAGAATATCGCCCGCTGCGCGAAAACTAGCGGAAGAATATGGCATCGATATTCAGCAAATAAAGGGTACTGGTCCTCAAGGAAGAATAACTAAAGAGGATGTTCTGAGAGTTGTAGAAGAACTAAAGGCTAAGAAGGGGAAGATTATACCCATAACTGGAATTAGGAAGATAATTGCTGAAAGGATGAGTCTAAGCCATAAGATCATACCGCCTGTAACATACTGTATGGAAGTAGATGCTACAGATATGGTTGCTGTTCGAAGAATGTTTAAAGAAAGAGAGAACATTGACTTATCGTATAACACTCTTATCATCAAGGCTGTTGCCAAAGCTCTATTAGATTACCCGATCTTTAACTCGACGGTTGAAGGCGAAAACGTAAGATTGATAGACGATATAAATATTGGGTTGGCAGTAGCTACGGATTATGGGCTCGTAGTACCAATTATCCACAACGCAGATAAGAAGGAAGACATTAGAGAACTCGACAAAATAGTTAGAGATTTAATTGAGCGGGCTAGACAAAACAAGCTTAGCATCGATGAAGTAACAAATGGTACCTTCATAGTAACCAATCTAGGCATGTTTAAAATAGACATCTTTACACCAATAATATTCCCAGATCAAGTCGCTATACTGGGGGTTGGCAGAATGGTCGAGAAGCCTGTGGTTGCTGATGGGCAGATCAAGATCAAACCAATTCTAACACTATCTCTAACAGCGGATCATAGGGTCATAGACGGGGCATTAGCTGCAACATTCCTTAATAGAGTTACAGAATACTTAGAGAAAATCTCATCGCTAGTCCAGTAG
- a CDS encoding lipoate--protein ligase family protein, translating into MEEWRVLDSRSFDPYRNMAIEEAVLLAVNEAKVPNTIRFWRNTESVIVGRSQKIEEEVNLDKCTKLGVKILRRFTGGGAVYHDLGNLNWSIVMNRSSILYPKKILEIYKEACGAIVESLRYLGVDAKFEEPNNVTVDGKKVSGSAAYIKKNAALCHGTLLLNANLANLNNVLSRPRYVVTNIINESEKRSSLTISLLKKAILLNFSKLYRIKFKAGKLSQYETRLASLFETKYRSSPWNFKGIYKQSI; encoded by the coding sequence ATGGAAGAGTGGAGAGTCCTCGACTCAAGGTCGTTTGATCCATACCGAAATATGGCGATAGAGGAAGCTGTGCTGCTAGCTGTCAATGAGGCGAAGGTACCCAATACCATCCGTTTCTGGAGAAACACAGAATCTGTAATTGTAGGTCGTTCACAAAAGATAGAAGAAGAGGTTAATTTAGATAAGTGTACTAAACTCGGCGTGAAGATCTTACGCAGATTTACCGGAGGCGGGGCAGTGTATCACGATCTTGGCAACCTCAATTGGAGTATTGTTATGAATAGAAGTAGTATCCTATATCCTAAAAAGATCTTAGAAATATATAAAGAAGCTTGCGGGGCGATCGTTGAAAGCTTAAGATATTTAGGCGTAGATGCTAAATTCGAAGAACCAAACAATGTTACTGTAGACGGGAAAAAAGTATCGGGTTCAGCCGCATATATCAAAAAGAATGCAGCTCTATGCCACGGCACACTTTTATTGAATGCTAATTTAGCAAACCTCAACAATGTGCTGAGCCGCCCACGTTATGTGGTAACAAATATCATAAATGAGTCAGAAAAACGGTCCTCTCTCACTATTTCACTACTTAAAAAAGCTATACTCCTTAACTTTAGTAAGCTTTATCGAATCAAGTTTAAAGCTGGCAAGTTGAGTCAATACGAAACGAGGTTAGCCTCATTATTCGAGACGAAATACAGATCCAGCCCCTGGAACTTTAAAGGAATATATAAACAAAGCATTTGA